One Epidermidibacterium keratini DNA segment encodes these proteins:
- a CDS encoding cell division protein FtsQ: protein MSIPDAANDFRGRLTGGDSLSGSQKLMILVLSMTLYGVGDLVCQIIPAIEAGPFDIGVSYFSFIAVVLAALLNPFWVAIGAPLGELVFSDMLLGDFGGFTELEGFLQTALAIFVAGTLIKDPRNLKQLAIAPVVMVLVDKLTGGVVDILKVVVGVDPDTLEEADGLISTLLFMEGADIVITVILSGIIFGSIPTMWLTPRLYGKIEPIMGLRPRDPQNPPKMRGPWGVSIWVVGALVFLVAGAITMFAAWEEFVGREGIGALGAFEPDFREQFGDFYLWIAILIAAAVGCAAFLALRAVQSKRRTPVESGSSTRRTPVESDSSDEARTG from the coding sequence ATGTCCATTCCCGATGCCGCCAACGACTTCCGTGGCCGACTGACCGGAGGTGATTCGCTGTCCGGTTCGCAGAAGCTGATGATCCTGGTCCTGTCGATGACGCTGTACGGCGTCGGCGACTTGGTCTGCCAGATCATCCCGGCCATTGAGGCTGGGCCCTTCGATATCGGGGTGTCGTACTTCTCCTTCATCGCAGTGGTTCTCGCCGCGCTGCTCAACCCGTTTTGGGTGGCCATCGGAGCGCCGCTCGGTGAGCTGGTCTTCTCCGACATGCTGCTGGGCGACTTCGGGGGATTCACCGAGCTTGAAGGCTTCTTGCAGACCGCACTCGCGATCTTCGTCGCCGGCACGCTGATCAAGGACCCGCGAAACCTCAAGCAGCTGGCGATCGCGCCGGTGGTCATGGTCCTCGTCGACAAGCTGACCGGTGGGGTCGTCGACATCCTCAAGGTTGTCGTGGGCGTCGACCCGGACACCTTGGAGGAGGCCGACGGACTGATCTCCACCCTGCTGTTCATGGAGGGCGCCGACATCGTCATCACGGTGATCCTCTCCGGCATCATCTTCGGCTCGATCCCGACCATGTGGCTGACGCCACGCCTCTACGGCAAGATCGAGCCGATCATGGGCCTGCGCCCACGCGACCCGCAGAACCCGCCGAAGATGCGCGGCCCGTGGGGCGTCAGCATCTGGGTCGTCGGCGCGCTGGTCTTCCTGGTCGCCGGCGCGATCACGATGTTCGCCGCCTGGGAGGAGTTCGTCGGCCGCGAGGGCATCGGGGCGCTCGGCGCGTTCGAGCCCGACTTCCGTGAGCAGTTTGGCGACTTCTACCTCTGGATCGCGATCCTCATCGCCGCGGCCGTCGGCTGCGCTGCGTTCCTGGCGCTGCGGGCCGTTCAGAGCAAACGTCGTACGCCGGTCGAGTCCGGTAGCAGCACGCGGCGTACGCCGGTTGAGTCCGACAGCTCCGACGAAGCGCGTACCGGATGA
- a CDS encoding HAD family hydrolase, translating into MTVTTSTAPNLTTRPEALLLDFGGVVFETTKRPEAIAEFADHVAELLARAGHDIPAHELVPVLQGGKKALKDWKNAASRRLHPRELTHREIWRDFYASPLPAAAREVLAGEAPELQEWITQASNEHAVRPGVRELLALAAELDVPVGIVSNAHGGRAHRRLVEEHGLAEHFAVQVYSDEVGIRKPNPDIIELAAHALGTTASRAWYVGDTFDRDVACARRAGVGAVFLTRHHSTERVPFPVADVPDGVYDTPQELVELLRATRPGPFQAAAEPKLAGDSELPSAILLDHGGVISTSVTDHAGRRAFAHRLAADLRRAGWQLSDVDAEDAIAQTLTAHREWKRAHHAETDGDAVVEIDPATYWVELAGAAIESRLAGSATGVRAWLRAEAHALSAAWGVAKSTSTIRPGVAELCAAAHAAGVPIGIVSNTVSGHGVRRKLAAYGLADLVGVSVYSDELGRRKPDPLVAVTACRALCADPARAVFVGDKPANDVVCAREGGIGTAVIVRGGSVPDAELDAVLADPASPQRPDLVIDEMSELIDVLHLRPFAAGLPQGQPAVSESFALATDR; encoded by the coding sequence ATGACCGTGACTACGTCGACGGCGCCAAATCTCACTACTCGTCCCGAGGCCCTGCTGCTCGATTTCGGAGGTGTCGTCTTCGAGACGACCAAGCGGCCCGAGGCGATCGCCGAGTTTGCCGACCACGTCGCCGAGCTGCTCGCCCGCGCCGGGCACGACATTCCCGCGCACGAGCTGGTGCCCGTCCTGCAGGGCGGTAAGAAGGCGCTCAAAGATTGGAAGAACGCCGCCAGCCGCCGCCTCCACCCGCGCGAGCTGACCCATCGTGAGATCTGGCGCGACTTCTATGCCTCGCCGCTGCCGGCAGCCGCGCGGGAGGTGCTGGCGGGGGAGGCGCCGGAGCTTCAAGAGTGGATCACGCAGGCGAGCAACGAGCACGCCGTACGGCCGGGCGTGCGTGAGCTGCTCGCTCTCGCCGCCGAGCTCGATGTCCCGGTCGGAATCGTCTCCAACGCGCACGGCGGGCGCGCGCACCGCCGGCTGGTCGAGGAGCACGGCCTCGCCGAGCACTTCGCCGTGCAGGTGTATTCGGACGAGGTCGGTATCCGCAAGCCGAACCCGGACATCATCGAGCTCGCCGCACACGCGCTTGGTACGACGGCATCGCGCGCGTGGTACGTCGGGGACACCTTCGACCGCGACGTCGCGTGCGCCCGCCGGGCCGGAGTCGGTGCAGTCTTCCTCACCCGCCACCACTCCACTGAGCGTGTTCCGTTTCCGGTCGCGGACGTCCCCGACGGCGTGTACGACACCCCGCAGGAACTGGTCGAGCTCCTGCGTGCCACCAGACCCGGCCCTTTCCAGGCAGCTGCGGAGCCGAAGCTAGCGGGCGACAGTGAGCTGCCGAGCGCGATCCTGCTCGATCACGGCGGCGTCATCTCAACCTCCGTCACCGACCATGCCGGCCGCCGGGCCTTCGCCCATCGCCTCGCCGCGGATCTGCGTCGCGCGGGGTGGCAGCTCTCGGATGTCGATGCCGAGGACGCGATCGCGCAGACGCTCACTGCGCACCGGGAGTGGAAGCGGGCGCACCATGCCGAGACCGACGGCGACGCAGTCGTCGAGATCGACCCGGCGACGTACTGGGTCGAGCTCGCGGGAGCTGCCATCGAGTCCAGGCTCGCCGGGAGCGCGACGGGCGTGCGCGCGTGGCTGCGTGCCGAGGCCCATGCGCTGAGCGCGGCGTGGGGCGTGGCCAAGTCGACCTCGACGATCCGGCCGGGGGTGGCTGAGCTGTGTGCCGCTGCGCATGCGGCCGGCGTACCGATCGGAATCGTCTCGAACACGGTCAGCGGACACGGCGTACGCCGCAAACTCGCGGCCTACGGACTGGCAGACCTGGTGGGTGTCAGCGTCTATTCCGACGAGCTCGGCCGCCGCAAACCCGATCCGCTAGTCGCGGTCACCGCCTGCCGCGCCCTTTGCGCCGACCCGGCCCGCGCCGTCTTCGTCGGAGACAAGCCAGCCAACGACGTCGTCTGCGCCCGCGAAGGCGGCATCGGCACCGCGGTGATCGTCCGCGGCGGAAGCGTCCCTGACGCAGAACTCGATGCGGTCCTCGCCGATCCTGCCTCTCCGCAGCGTCCCGATCTCGTCATCGACGAGATGTCAGAGCTGATCGACGTCCTTCACCTCCGTCCCTTTGCGGCGGGTTTGCCCCAAGGGCAACCCGCCGTGTCCGAGTCATTTGCACTTGCCACCGACCGGTGA
- a CDS encoding LacI family DNA-binding transcriptional regulator has protein sequence MTFPEHAASRARSARPTIVDVASRAGVSKSLVSLALRGDPGVGAATRERIVQVAEEIGYRPHVLARALRERRTRRVGVILASLDNPYHTEVAAAVEDAAEKAQLSVLLAHGKRTSGQMEERINALLDLNLDGIVVVSSWAPPEMLQAAARRAPVVMIGRSTEAVDGIDSVNNDDEAGAALAVDHLAAAGHSKILHVNSSPRPAGLARRQGYEAAMRAHGLEAHIRVTSRGPDGALEPDLAAALAEGYDAVFARNDVEAADVLDYAWDHDIAVPDELAVVGYDDSMLARRTRPRLTSVHQPRADMGARAVELLLERIDGRSEDYHEVHAPRLVVRESAP, from the coding sequence GTGACGTTCCCGGAGCATGCCGCCTCGCGCGCCCGCAGCGCGCGGCCCACCATCGTCGATGTCGCCAGTCGAGCCGGCGTGTCGAAGTCGCTGGTCTCGCTCGCGCTGCGCGGCGACCCCGGGGTTGGCGCCGCGACGAGAGAGCGGATCGTGCAGGTGGCCGAGGAGATCGGCTACCGGCCGCACGTGCTTGCCCGGGCCCTTCGCGAGCGCCGTACTCGTCGGGTCGGGGTGATCTTGGCGAGCCTGGACAACCCGTACCACACCGAGGTCGCCGCAGCAGTCGAGGACGCCGCCGAGAAGGCGCAGCTCTCGGTGCTGCTGGCGCACGGCAAGCGGACGAGCGGCCAGATGGAAGAGCGCATCAATGCACTGCTCGATCTCAATCTGGACGGCATCGTCGTCGTCTCGTCCTGGGCGCCGCCGGAGATGCTGCAGGCCGCCGCGCGCCGAGCGCCGGTGGTGATGATCGGGCGCTCCACCGAGGCGGTCGACGGGATCGACTCGGTCAACAACGACGACGAAGCCGGCGCAGCGCTCGCCGTCGACCATCTAGCGGCGGCGGGACATTCGAAGATCCTGCACGTCAACTCCTCGCCGCGGCCGGCAGGGTTGGCCAGGCGCCAAGGTTACGAAGCCGCGATGCGTGCGCATGGCTTAGAGGCGCACATCCGAGTCACGTCTCGCGGACCCGACGGCGCCCTCGAGCCCGACCTGGCGGCGGCGCTGGCCGAGGGGTACGACGCAGTGTTCGCGCGCAATGACGTCGAGGCCGCCGACGTACTCGACTACGCGTGGGACCACGACATCGCCGTACCCGACGAGCTGGCGGTGGTGGGCTACGACGACTCGATGCTGGCCCGGCGTACTCGGCCGCGGCTCACCAGCGTCCATCAGCCCCGCGCCGACATGGGTGCGCGCGCGGTTGAGCTGTTACTGGAGCGGATCGATGGCCGTTCGGAGGATTATCACGAAGTCCACGCCCCTCGTCTCGTCGTGCGCGAAAGTGCCCCGTGA
- a CDS encoding MarR family winged helix-turn-helix transcriptional regulator: MAIPSGPATPSSEAERAMFDFVDAYDRAYETAAAQHDLTVAQACVLGRVAAPRGMRDLADELGCDASNITQIVSRLEARELIERSANPEDRRSRILKRTAAGDALNTEFETSFEFARNAASGLTPEEQSQFVQLLRKVLEPAADASNADDSN; encoded by the coding sequence GTGGCTATCCCGTCTGGTCCCGCGACGCCGTCATCCGAAGCCGAGCGCGCCATGTTCGACTTCGTAGACGCCTACGACCGTGCCTACGAAACAGCAGCGGCGCAGCACGACCTGACCGTCGCCCAGGCGTGCGTCCTAGGCCGAGTTGCTGCACCACGCGGAATGCGCGACCTCGCTGACGAACTGGGGTGCGACGCATCCAACATCACGCAGATCGTGTCGCGCCTGGAGGCCCGCGAACTGATCGAACGAAGCGCCAATCCCGAAGATCGACGCTCTCGGATCCTCAAGCGCACGGCCGCTGGTGATGCGCTGAACACCGAGTTCGAAACCTCCTTCGAGTTCGCCCGGAACGCGGCATCTGGGCTCACCCCCGAGGAGCAAAGCCAGTTCGTGCAGCTACTTCGCAAGGTGCTCGAGCCGGCAGCGGACGCGAGCAACGCCGACGACAGCAACTGA
- a CDS encoding alkene reductase — protein sequence MSSLFDPISLGGLDLSNRLFMAPMTRSRATADGVVTALTAEYYAQRAGAGLIISESTQPSVIGQGYVYTPGLHTSEQAEAWRSVTDAVHAKGGRIFAQLTHTGRIGHPSLYADGDLPVAPSAIASGEKLFTGEGFLDHPVPHELTSDEIHATTESFVSAARNAISAGFDGVELHGANGYLVHQFLADNTNVRRDEYGGSNSGRIRFAVEVASAVASAIGAERTGIRLSPGSSFNNVVENDPAPVYLALLSVLAELELGYVHLVELGDRELTKKLRAAWPGVFILNPHPTPEAFPATPETAAEAVESGVADAVALAAAWLANPDLDARIRQGGPYNKPDSATFYGGDHIGYTDYPALHMGSVA from the coding sequence ATGAGCTCACTGTTCGATCCCATCAGCCTCGGCGGGCTGGATCTGTCCAACCGACTCTTCATGGCACCGATGACCCGCAGCCGCGCGACTGCCGACGGGGTCGTCACCGCCCTCACCGCCGAGTACTACGCGCAGCGTGCAGGCGCGGGCCTCATCATCAGCGAGAGCACTCAACCCAGCGTGATCGGACAGGGGTACGTTTACACGCCTGGTCTACACACCTCCGAGCAGGCGGAGGCATGGCGGTCCGTCACCGACGCGGTGCATGCGAAGGGCGGACGCATCTTCGCCCAGCTGACCCATACCGGCCGCATCGGGCACCCCTCGCTCTATGCCGACGGCGATTTGCCGGTTGCACCGTCGGCGATCGCTTCCGGCGAGAAGTTGTTCACCGGCGAAGGGTTCCTCGATCACCCGGTGCCGCATGAGCTCACGAGCGACGAGATTCACGCGACGACCGAGAGCTTCGTGTCGGCGGCGCGAAATGCCATCTCGGCCGGTTTCGACGGGGTGGAACTCCATGGCGCGAACGGCTACCTCGTGCACCAGTTCCTCGCCGATAACACCAACGTCCGAAGAGATGAGTACGGCGGCTCGAATTCGGGGCGCATTCGCTTTGCCGTCGAGGTCGCGTCCGCGGTCGCAAGCGCAATCGGCGCGGAACGCACGGGCATCCGGCTCTCGCCGGGGAGCAGCTTCAACAACGTCGTCGAGAATGACCCCGCGCCGGTATATCTTGCCTTGCTGAGTGTGCTTGCCGAACTAGAGCTCGGATACGTACACCTAGTAGAGCTCGGCGACCGCGAACTGACGAAGAAGCTACGTGCCGCATGGCCGGGGGTCTTCATCCTCAACCCACATCCGACGCCGGAAGCCTTCCCCGCCACACCGGAAACCGCCGCCGAGGCGGTGGAGTCCGGGGTCGCCGATGCCGTCGCCCTCGCGGCGGCATGGCTGGCGAACCCCGACCTCGACGCGCGTATTCGCCAGGGCGGCCCGTACAACAAACCGGACTCGGCAACTTTCTACGGTGGCGATCACATCGGCTACACCGACTACCCCGCTCTCCACATGGGATCAGTCGCATGA
- a CDS encoding NAD(P)H-binding protein yields MTTRTILVTGARGKTGREVLRQLSTQRDVEVIAGSSRPELVLRANSVRPVAFDWNVPATWEVAAARADAIYLMRPDLPNAAALTSGLIALRPDAHIVLLSEQSAEMDAHDGWVRGVEEAVAATRASWTILRPSWFHQDLTDPRHFLASIQSHDKLVMPSGGAPIAWVDARDIAAVAMSALLDPETHRGHRHAITGPEGVTLQEVAKRVSAASGTAITAVDQPLSEVLDGLDSWIAEVLESLYTRVQSGGFGELTDTVQAITGAKPRSLETFIRENRAEWTPHVVKDGR; encoded by the coding sequence ATGACCACCCGCACCATTCTGGTCACCGGTGCCCGCGGCAAGACCGGGCGTGAAGTGCTGCGGCAACTCTCCACGCAGCGTGACGTCGAAGTCATTGCCGGGTCGTCCCGACCCGAGCTTGTGCTCCGCGCGAATTCTGTCCGACCTGTCGCATTCGACTGGAATGTGCCAGCGACATGGGAGGTGGCAGCGGCTCGCGCTGATGCGATCTACCTAATGCGCCCAGACCTCCCCAATGCGGCGGCACTGACCTCCGGGCTCATCGCGCTGCGCCCGGATGCGCACATCGTGCTGCTTTCCGAGCAGAGCGCCGAGATGGATGCTCACGACGGCTGGGTCCGGGGAGTCGAGGAAGCGGTCGCCGCCACCCGGGCAAGCTGGACCATCCTCCGTCCGTCCTGGTTCCACCAAGACCTCACCGACCCACGGCACTTTCTGGCCTCGATCCAAAGTCACGACAAGCTCGTCATGCCCTCCGGCGGGGCGCCCATCGCCTGGGTGGATGCACGCGACATCGCCGCGGTCGCCATGTCGGCGCTGCTTGACCCCGAGACACATCGGGGACATCGACACGCCATCACCGGACCTGAGGGCGTCACGCTCCAGGAGGTCGCAAAGCGCGTTTCGGCGGCTAGCGGAACTGCAATCACGGCCGTCGACCAGCCGCTCTCTGAAGTGCTGGACGGCCTGGACTCATGGATCGCAGAAGTCCTCGAAAGTCTCTATACGCGGGTCCAGAGCGGAGGATTCGGTGAACTCACCGACACGGTGCAAGCCATCACGGGTGCTAAGCCTCGTTCTCTCGAGACGTTCATCCGCGAGAACCGCGCCGAATGGACGCCGCATGTTGTCAAGGACGGCCGGTAG
- a CDS encoding zinc-binding dehydrogenase — MLPDDVTTNVASTLPIAGLTALWSLAEGGMLAGQRVLITGASGGVGHMAVQLAAASGAHVVGAVRRESQQEPVIQDGASTVIVTEELAEASAHGPFDLILESVGGAVLANALNALTREGVCVSFGNSSKTATVLEPEAYMLGRTRMVGFFLLPLFEHRSVSQGVDRLIRLVTAGDLRPRIGAQAPWDQIGEVAERFMRREISGKAVLILD; from the coding sequence GTGCTTCCAGATGACGTGACGACGAACGTGGCTTCGACGCTTCCCATCGCTGGACTCACCGCACTGTGGTCTCTTGCTGAGGGTGGGATGCTCGCCGGACAGAGAGTGCTCATCACCGGCGCGTCTGGGGGTGTCGGGCACATGGCGGTGCAACTCGCGGCCGCATCCGGCGCGCACGTCGTCGGCGCGGTTCGGCGCGAGTCCCAGCAAGAGCCAGTCATTCAGGACGGTGCCAGCACCGTCATCGTGACTGAGGAACTCGCAGAAGCGTCGGCACACGGCCCGTTTGATCTGATACTCGAATCAGTGGGTGGTGCTGTGCTCGCGAACGCTCTGAACGCGCTCACCCGCGAAGGAGTCTGTGTCAGCTTCGGGAACTCCAGCAAGACAGCCACAGTCCTCGAACCGGAGGCGTACATGCTGGGAAGGACACGCATGGTCGGCTTCTTTCTCCTCCCCCTGTTCGAGCACCGATCGGTCAGCCAAGGGGTCGATCGGCTGATCCGACTCGTCACAGCGGGAGACCTTCGTCCGAGGATCGGCGCGCAAGCACCCTGGGATCAGATCGGAGAAGTGGCAGAACGATTCATGCGCCGAGAGATTTCCGGCAAGGCAGTGCTGATCCTGGACTGA
- a CDS encoding helix-turn-helix domain-containing protein, which yields MNELTTLSMIGPLPERPAAWKSSSTSSPTSTLDYLYAKAEPPNAASLNQALFKRIVIDDDERVTYEPTDAVACVFAHLDAEVADGRTPETNLPRDYAGQVSNFSTYVGILGRHSKLIALATSDELKLSERLDAPPNPTSRRTSFRLGRAETANIARRYGQGDVVARIAEDSGVSPGTVRRIATNAGIKLRASRVTAMEADQMMALADDGFSLNEIARRVGRSPHTVRRVVRKTRPTIGHSSDPRPFR from the coding sequence GTGAACGAACTCACCACACTGAGCATGATCGGCCCGCTGCCTGAGCGGCCGGCGGCATGGAAGAGCTCGTCGACATCCTCACCGACCTCGACCCTCGACTACCTCTACGCAAAAGCCGAACCGCCGAACGCCGCATCCCTCAACCAAGCGCTCTTCAAGCGCATCGTCATCGACGACGACGAACGAGTCACCTACGAGCCAACCGACGCCGTCGCATGCGTATTCGCCCACCTCGACGCGGAGGTGGCAGACGGCAGGACCCCGGAAACGAACCTGCCCCGCGATTACGCGGGGCAGGTTTCGAATTTCTCGACTTATGTGGGCATCTTGGGGCGTCACTCAAAACTGATTGCTCTAGCGACGTCGGATGAGCTCAAACTGAGCGAGCGACTTGACGCACCACCGAACCCAACGAGTCGACGGACCAGTTTCAGACTCGGCCGCGCTGAGACAGCGAACATCGCGCGGCGTTACGGTCAAGGAGACGTCGTTGCGCGGATCGCCGAAGACTCGGGTGTCTCACCTGGCACGGTGCGGCGAATCGCTACCAATGCGGGTATCAAATTGCGGGCGTCCCGGGTGACCGCGATGGAGGCAGACCAGATGATGGCCCTCGCCGACGACGGATTCAGCCTGAACGAGATAGCCCGCCGCGTGGGACGGTCCCCGCACACAGTGCGACGTGTGGTTCGGAAAACTCGTCCGACAATCGGGCACTCGAGCGATCCCCGACCATTCCGGTGA
- a CDS encoding helix-turn-helix domain-containing protein → MAELQATLLHELIGGGEGIIEAAIADLPRIRIVREAIASIGSSHWILEAAKVYRRIEEKSPETAENPPNGESVSLAEDRFLKPRLAYVLLAGGLSKTLMVALSSVDTNKWTPLLARDWEPSPSAQPAPDYERRGPLRQRQKRLTPEQVAAMAERYREGANVNELAAEFRCARQTVALRLKEHGVVMRNQPATAEEIARVIELYASGLSLVGVAERTRFSPKSVLNYLRAEGVQLRDTHGRDR, encoded by the coding sequence GTGGCTGAGCTGCAGGCCACGCTGCTGCACGAGCTCATTGGAGGCGGCGAGGGCATTATCGAGGCCGCCATTGCTGACCTGCCGCGTATCCGCATCGTTCGTGAAGCCATCGCCAGCATCGGCAGCAGTCACTGGATCCTGGAGGCGGCGAAGGTCTACCGGCGGATTGAGGAAAAGTCCCCGGAGACGGCCGAAAACCCGCCAAACGGAGAATCGGTCTCCCTCGCGGAAGACCGATTCTTGAAACCCCGATTAGCCTACGTGCTGTTGGCCGGTGGTTTGAGTAAGACACTCATGGTGGCCCTATCGAGTGTTGATACAAACAAATGGACACCTCTGTTGGCGCGGGACTGGGAGCCCTCCCCGTCGGCTCAACCTGCGCCTGACTATGAACGAAGGGGCCCACTTCGTCAACGGCAAAAACGCCTGACCCCTGAGCAGGTCGCAGCGATGGCCGAGCGCTACCGCGAGGGCGCCAACGTCAACGAGCTCGCTGCTGAGTTCCGGTGCGCTCGGCAAACAGTGGCCCTCCGGTTGAAGGAGCACGGGGTGGTCATGCGCAACCAGCCTGCTACTGCCGAGGAGATCGCCCGGGTCATCGAGCTGTACGCATCGGGCCTCTCCCTGGTCGGTGTCGCCGAGCGCACCCGGTTCTCACCGAAGTCGGTGCTGAATTACCTGCGGGCCGAAGGCGTCCAGCTGCGGGACACTCACGGTCGAGACCGCTAG